In Paenibacillus sp. BIC5C1, a genomic segment contains:
- a CDS encoding alpha-glucosidase, producing MNRAWWKEAVVYQVYWRSFLDANGDGIGDLEGLLLKLDYIKSLGIDVIWLNPIYESPDKDNGYDIADYYRIMAKAGTMEQFKQLLDKVHELGMKLIMDLVVNHTSEQHAWFEESRSSVDHPKRDWYIWKPGKPDGPPNNWRSYFEPSTWTYDERTGEYYFHSFAKEQPDLNWENPELRQEIYRMMRFWLDQGIDGFRMDVINLLAKLEGFPDAEHPENIDYLGNNPGIHEYLQEMNREVLQHYDIMTVGEIPFVTPEDGLLYVGDNRKELHTLFHFQVADDMPTWDLARYKEIQESWYEAFRHEGWNSQFLNNHDHTRQVSRYGNDGQYRVQSAKQLATMIHTLPGTPYVFQGEEIGMTGVRFSTIDEYHDIAMKNKYKEEIGKGRAPDEVLHSLQPLSRDNSRTPMQWDGSKHAGFTEGQPWMQVNPNYGEINVERDLAAQDSIFAYYQQLIALRKTHAVMVYGDYRDQSSGEEHVYAYSRSLDGETWLVILNHSDREQSYRLPASFADRATNASFVIGNLDRSTSDEVREGTLRLRPYEALIYSL from the coding sequence ATGAACCGGGCATGGTGGAAAGAAGCCGTTGTATATCAGGTCTACTGGCGGAGCTTCCTGGATGCAAATGGAGACGGCATCGGGGATTTGGAAGGATTGCTGCTCAAGCTCGACTATATTAAAAGTCTGGGTATAGATGTCATCTGGCTTAATCCCATCTATGAATCGCCGGACAAAGACAACGGGTATGACATAGCAGATTATTACCGCATCATGGCGAAAGCAGGAACGATGGAGCAGTTCAAGCAATTGCTGGACAAGGTCCATGAACTGGGCATGAAGCTCATTATGGATCTGGTGGTCAATCATACATCAGAGCAGCATGCATGGTTTGAAGAATCACGTTCATCTGTCGATCATCCGAAACGTGACTGGTATATATGGAAGCCGGGGAAACCGGATGGTCCACCGAACAACTGGCGCTCTTATTTTGAACCGTCGACCTGGACATATGACGAGCGAACGGGAGAGTATTATTTCCACTCCTTTGCCAAGGAGCAGCCTGATCTGAATTGGGAAAATCCTGAGCTGCGTCAGGAGATTTATCGAATGATGCGTTTCTGGCTGGATCAGGGCATTGATGGCTTCCGCATGGATGTTATTAATCTGCTCGCCAAGCTGGAAGGTTTCCCGGATGCGGAGCACCCGGAGAACATTGATTATTTGGGCAATAATCCGGGTATTCATGAATATTTGCAAGAAATGAACCGGGAAGTTCTCCAGCATTATGACATTATGACTGTAGGCGAAATTCCGTTTGTCACACCTGAGGATGGCCTTCTGTATGTGGGTGACAATCGGAAAGAGCTGCATACGTTATTCCACTTCCAGGTGGCGGATGATATGCCTACATGGGATCTGGCACGGTATAAGGAAATTCAGGAGAGCTGGTATGAAGCATTCCGTCATGAAGGTTGGAATTCCCAGTTCCTGAACAATCATGATCACACCCGACAGGTTTCGAGGTACGGCAATGATGGACAATACCGTGTGCAATCCGCCAAACAACTGGCGACCATGATTCATACCCTTCCGGGAACCCCGTATGTTTTCCAGGGAGAGGAGATCGGCATGACGGGTGTCCGGTTCTCTACCATTGATGAATATCACGATATTGCAATGAAGAACAAATATAAGGAAGAGATCGGTAAGGGCCGTGCGCCAGATGAAGTGCTCCACAGTCTTCAGCCGCTGAGCCGGGATAATTCCCGCACACCCATGCAGTGGGATGGCAGCAAGCATGCCGGGTTTACCGAAGGGCAGCCGTGGATGCAGGTGAATCCCAACTATGGAGAGATTAATGTGGAGCGGGATTTGGCCGCGCAGGACTCCATATTTGCATATTATCAGCAGCTGATTGCCCTGCGTAAAACGCACGCGGTTATGGTCTATGGAGATTATCGTGACCAATCGTCAGGGGAAGAGCATGTATATGCTTATAGCCGCAGTCTGGATGGAGAGACATGGCTTGTCATTCTCAATCACTCGGACCGGGAGCAGTCCTATCGTCTGCCTGCTTCATTCGCTGATCGAGCCACGAATGCAAGCTTCGTTATTGGCAATCTGGATCGGTCAACCTCGGATGAGGTTAGAGAAGGCACCCTTCGGTTGCGTCCTTATGAGGCGCTCATTTACTCCTTATAA
- the pgmB gene encoding beta-phosphoglucomutase, with amino-acid sequence MKGNGALQAVIFDLDGVITDTAEYHYVAWKKLGESLDIPFDREFNEQLKGISRGESLARILRLGGKGDTFSAEEKEEFARRKNEHYVSLLDSLTPEHTYPGIRELLLELQASGIPAVIASASKNAPQILKALELDSLFRFVVHPDSVPHGKPAPDLFLRGAEEVGADVKACIGIEDAQAGIEAIKSAGMIAVGIGEEAVLKGSGADVVLKDTKQLTLSFLERTLQEHSH; translated from the coding sequence ATGAAAGGGAACGGAGCACTTCAAGCCGTTATTTTTGATTTGGATGGTGTCATTACTGACACAGCGGAGTACCATTATGTAGCGTGGAAGAAGCTGGGGGAATCGCTGGATATTCCGTTTGATCGGGAGTTCAACGAGCAGTTAAAGGGCATTAGCCGCGGAGAATCGCTGGCGCGCATTTTACGTCTGGGTGGCAAGGGAGATACATTTTCGGCTGAGGAAAAGGAAGAGTTCGCACGGCGTAAAAACGAACATTACGTCTCGTTGCTGGACTCACTGACACCGGAGCACACTTACCCTGGAATTCGGGAATTGCTGCTTGAGCTGCAAGCCTCCGGCATTCCTGCGGTAATTGCTTCGGCCAGCAAAAATGCCCCTCAAATTCTGAAGGCGCTGGAGTTGGACTCGCTGTTCCGCTTTGTGGTACATCCGGATTCCGTACCCCACGGCAAGCCAGCACCTGATCTGTTCCTGCGCGGAGCGGAAGAAGTGGGTGCTGACGTTAAAGCCTGCATCGGCATCGAGGATGCGCAAGCGGGTATCGAGGCCATCAAATCCGCAGGCATGATCGCCGTGGGTATTGGTGAAGAAGCTGTACTTAAAGGTTCCGGAGCGGACGTGGTGCTGAAGGATACTAAACAGCTTACGCTGTCATTCCTGGAGCGTACGTTGCAGGAGCACAGCCATTAA
- a CDS encoding glycogen debranching protein: protein MATLTSRHPFNLYYNAGEYVKICGTQDGYFPDFGHHMANEMGGVWLHPIKLLDGFWLKVTDLDRNIAVWARADGFTSESWGGSRFDYDHGLSHIPVSIERSQFAPDYEKGMVAEYEISAYGKGTTRLKLELLSRTDLRPVWYSDEIGIIPGAGETAEAISSRKVIVKDDAQDWYAMIGSDLPGTEMTVGPEIYGPELTAGKGTGISFVTECTLEEKNVFRFRLFVAGSESSREACEQTYRVIERDYVSLKEQKLQLYDKLDQRAMLTIEGENELNEQFAWVKRNNQWLVQQVDGIGRGLTAGGPTYPWWFGCDSTYALQGVLATGDHQLVRDTLNLLLEKSKEANGNGRFVHEVTTMGAVSNRGNTQETAHYIAFVWEMFLWTGDDALLREHYDYCVQGIDWLLGEMDPDGDLFPSGYGIIEIAGLNMELIDSAVYTAKALQALEHMSLYLGETKRHQTYQKLAEQAVRAVNDVYWSEKDSLYADAVAPISDIVPKVDYMVSLAEKQGITDYREYVEGLLTDAGENQKDRGWLLNKNWVIVTPMEAGIADQDKAQRALEAMRNRDFIGEYGTYLAAMYKQGTMTISTGAHAVAEAAYGYPDHALDLLRRMGKSFSRVLPGSFSEMSPDYGCVVQAWTIYALAVPVVRHFFGVQPEAQHRRITLSPDMPQAWENKTCSLKHLMVGDAEFDIHFESREGKRYASISNASGWTVVLDWKGERRESNEKRIEWQL, encoded by the coding sequence ATGGCCACATTAACAAGCAGACATCCTTTTAATTTGTATTATAACGCAGGTGAATATGTAAAGATTTGCGGTACCCAGGACGGATACTTTCCCGACTTTGGGCATCATATGGCTAACGAAATGGGCGGTGTATGGCTGCATCCGATCAAGCTGCTGGATGGCTTCTGGCTGAAGGTAACCGATCTGGATCGCAACATTGCGGTATGGGCAAGGGCAGACGGATTCACAAGCGAATCCTGGGGCGGAAGCCGGTTCGATTATGATCACGGATTAAGCCACATTCCGGTATCCATTGAACGCAGTCAGTTTGCCCCCGATTATGAAAAAGGCATGGTCGCAGAATATGAGATCAGTGCATACGGCAAAGGAACAACCCGGCTCAAGCTGGAGCTGCTGTCACGTACCGATCTCCGTCCAGTGTGGTATTCCGATGAGATTGGAATTATCCCAGGAGCGGGTGAAACGGCAGAAGCCATTTCTTCGCGCAAGGTTATCGTCAAAGATGATGCCCAAGACTGGTATGCCATGATTGGAAGTGACCTGCCTGGAACGGAAATGACCGTTGGTCCTGAAATTTACGGACCGGAACTGACGGCAGGCAAGGGCACAGGCATCTCTTTTGTAACCGAATGCACGCTGGAGGAGAAGAATGTGTTCCGCTTCCGGTTATTTGTTGCCGGTTCGGAATCGTCCCGTGAAGCCTGTGAGCAGACCTATAGAGTTATTGAACGTGACTACGTAAGCTTGAAAGAGCAGAAGCTGCAGCTCTACGACAAGCTGGATCAGCGCGCAATGCTGACCATTGAAGGCGAAAATGAGCTGAACGAGCAATTTGCCTGGGTGAAGCGCAATAATCAGTGGCTGGTGCAACAAGTAGATGGAATTGGTCGCGGATTGACGGCAGGTGGACCCACGTATCCGTGGTGGTTCGGCTGTGACAGTACGTATGCACTTCAGGGTGTCCTTGCTACGGGAGACCATCAACTGGTACGGGATACGCTGAATTTGTTGCTGGAGAAATCCAAGGAAGCAAACGGCAATGGACGTTTTGTGCATGAAGTGACCACAATGGGAGCCGTGTCTAATCGCGGCAACACGCAGGAGACGGCACACTATATTGCTTTTGTATGGGAAATGTTCCTGTGGACCGGAGACGATGCACTTCTGCGTGAGCATTATGACTACTGTGTTCAGGGAATCGACTGGCTGCTGGGTGAGATGGACCCGGATGGAGACCTGTTCCCTTCGGGTTACGGCATCATTGAGATTGCCGGCTTGAATATGGAACTGATCGATAGTGCCGTATATACAGCGAAGGCTCTTCAGGCGCTGGAGCACATGAGTCTCTATTTGGGTGAAACGAAGCGGCATCAGACATATCAAAAATTGGCCGAACAAGCGGTACGCGCAGTGAATGATGTGTATTGGTCTGAAAAAGACAGCCTCTATGCGGATGCCGTTGCACCTATTTCCGATATTGTGCCCAAGGTGGATTACATGGTTTCTCTCGCTGAAAAGCAAGGGATCACAGACTACCGGGAGTACGTAGAGGGATTGCTGACAGATGCAGGTGAGAATCAGAAAGATCGCGGTTGGCTGCTAAACAAAAACTGGGTTATTGTCACGCCAATGGAAGCAGGAATTGCCGATCAGGACAAAGCACAGCGTGCGCTGGAAGCGATGCGAAATCGCGACTTCATCGGTGAATACGGTACGTATCTTGCTGCCATGTATAAACAGGGCACGATGACAATCTCTACCGGGGCCCATGCGGTTGCCGAAGCGGCGTACGGGTATCCGGATCACGCCTTGGATTTACTGCGTCGAATGGGGAAAAGCTTCTCACGTGTACTGCCAGGTTCATTCTCGGAGATGTCCCCGGACTACGGCTGTGTAGTGCAGGCGTGGACCATCTATGCACTGGCTGTCCCTGTGGTACGGCATTTCTTCGGCGTTCAACCGGAAGCACAGCATCGCCGTATAACCTTGTCACCTGATATGCCGCAAGCATGGGAAAACAAAACATGCAGTCTGAAGCATCTGATGGTAGGCGATGCGGAGTTCGATATTCATTTTGAATCCCGTGAGGGCAAACGTTATGCAAGCATTTCCAACGCATCGGGCTGGACGGTCGTTCTGGACTGGAAGGGCGAAAGACGGGAAAGCAACGAGAAACGAATTGAATGGCAACTATAA
- a CDS encoding carbohydrate ABC transporter permease, which produces MNQATTRKPVYSKLFSMLMLLAGAAVVLIPLLWTFATSLKTPAEVFKDDFFPAVWMWSNYKNAVLAIPFFTFLKNTLIILIPVLVGTVFSSALCAYGFARFNFRGKRTLFLVLLATMMLPSQVTMIPMFIMFKEIGWVDTFLPLIIPAFFGGGAFNIFLIRQFMRGIPRDLDESAFVDGANKMQIFTKIMLPLSMPPLIAVSIFTFMGVWNDFQGPLIYLNSSEKYTLALGLSMFKGLYNVEWNMLMAATMLIMLPPLLVFFVAQKYFIEGISISSAIKG; this is translated from the coding sequence ATGAATCAAGCAACGACACGGAAACCGGTCTACTCGAAACTATTCTCTATGCTCATGCTTCTTGCTGGTGCGGCCGTCGTGCTGATCCCGCTGTTATGGACGTTTGCAACATCTCTTAAAACACCTGCGGAGGTGTTCAAAGATGATTTTTTCCCGGCTGTATGGATGTGGTCTAACTATAAAAATGCCGTTCTGGCCATCCCGTTTTTTACATTTTTGAAAAATACGCTGATTATTCTGATTCCGGTATTAGTCGGTACCGTATTCTCGTCTGCCCTATGTGCGTATGGTTTCGCCCGGTTTAACTTCCGCGGCAAACGCACGCTGTTCCTGGTGCTATTGGCGACGATGATGCTGCCTTCACAGGTAACGATGATCCCGATGTTCATCATGTTCAAGGAAATCGGCTGGGTTGATACATTTTTACCACTCATTATCCCTGCATTCTTCGGTGGCGGAGCGTTTAACATCTTCCTGATCCGCCAGTTCATGCGCGGTATTCCGCGTGATCTCGATGAGTCCGCTTTTGTAGACGGAGCCAATAAAATGCAGATTTTCACTAAAATCATGCTGCCACTTTCCATGCCGCCACTGATTGCCGTATCGATCTTTACCTTTATGGGCGTATGGAATGACTTCCAGGGACCGCTCATTTATCTGAACTCCAGTGAGAAGTATACGCTGGCACTCGGTTTGTCGATGTTTAAAGGGCTTTATAACGTGGAATGGAACATGCTCATGGCTGCAACGATGCTAATTATGCTTCCGCCACTCCTTGTGTTCTTTGTTGCACAAAAATACTTTATTGAAGGCATTTCTATCTCTTCTGCAATCAAGGGCTAA
- a CDS encoding carbohydrate ABC transporter permease, translating into MRNSKSERAGYWFILPWLIGLLLFTIGPMLFSLLLAFSKWDIITGVQSIEWVGLDNFKTMFHDELFYQSLKVTFIFALVSVPLYQVASLLIALLLNMRNRGMKFFRLIYFMPSVIPAVAASMMWIMIFNPEYGILNRALAFFGVQGPAWLQDPSYALGALIVMGLWGVGNTIIIYLSGLQGVPEELYEAANLDGAGPFQRFFNITLPMISPTVFFNVIMGIIGGFQYFTQAFVMTNGGPLNSTLFYNLYLYNKAFTDFEMGYASALSWVLFIIILAFTLLVIRSSSMWVYYQGDNEKD; encoded by the coding sequence ATGCGTAATTCTAAATCCGAGCGTGCCGGGTATTGGTTCATATTACCCTGGCTTATAGGCTTGTTACTCTTCACCATTGGTCCAATGTTGTTTTCCCTGCTGTTGGCTTTTAGCAAATGGGATATTATTACCGGCGTACAATCGATTGAATGGGTCGGTCTGGATAACTTCAAAACGATGTTTCATGATGAGTTGTTCTATCAATCGTTGAAAGTTACCTTTATTTTCGCTCTGGTATCCGTACCGCTGTATCAAGTGGCATCACTGTTGATCGCCTTGCTGCTGAATATGCGGAACAGAGGGATGAAATTTTTCCGATTGATCTATTTCATGCCATCCGTCATTCCAGCTGTTGCGGCATCCATGATGTGGATTATGATTTTCAATCCGGAATACGGCATTCTGAACCGGGCGCTTGCCTTTTTCGGCGTACAGGGGCCAGCTTGGCTTCAAGATCCGAGCTATGCGCTGGGCGCACTGATTGTCATGGGTTTATGGGGCGTCGGCAACACGATCATCATTTATTTGTCTGGCTTGCAGGGAGTTCCCGAAGAGCTGTATGAAGCTGCCAATCTGGATGGTGCGGGACCGTTTCAACGGTTTTTCAACATCACATTGCCCATGATTTCCCCAACAGTGTTCTTCAACGTAATTATGGGGATTATAGGTGGATTCCAGTATTTCACACAAGCATTTGTTATGACCAACGGGGGACCGCTGAACTCGACCTTGTTCTATAACTTGTATCTGTACAATAAAGCTTTTACCGATTTTGAAATGGGTTATGCTTCGGCATTGTCCTGGGTATTGTTCATCATCATTCTGGCGTTTACGCTGCTGGTTATCCGCAGTTCTTCGATGTGGGTCTATTACCAGGGCGATAACGAAAAGGATTGA
- a CDS encoding sugar ABC transporter substrate-binding protein → MKKGSASLVMMLILVLVLSACSSGGSNSAEGGKGEKVKLTFSVWGDVNSGADEVKLAEEFNAAHPDIEVKFEPIPSEGYGTKLTTSLAAGQAPDVFLVGEGDYYKYVDKGVIEPLDDYLNKDTSFNLDVFQKDLIENMKIEGKQYYLPKDFNPLALWYNKRMFDEAGIPYPTDEWTWDDMIATAQKLTKKDGNKYTQFGFNAGKWEYPIYTYLWDYGTDIANEDGTAAEGYMNSEKTIAAMEQYVSWSQGDSRVSPTPLDSETLGGDSSMFMTDKLAMMITGRWIKGDLDKSDVQYGSALIPQNTDGTRSSIIASAGWAINAAGKNKEAAYELVKWLSGTDAQKLRSANGKVLPATVKELDEVKAKEVADKPVIEMMDYAKKPVTMRSTNGPVFVEEFTKALEKVLLGKQDVKGALDEAAKNVDSKIK, encoded by the coding sequence ATGAAAAAAGGGTCCGCAAGTTTGGTCATGATGCTGATTTTGGTATTAGTGTTATCCGCGTGTTCTTCAGGTGGAAGCAACAGTGCGGAAGGCGGAAAAGGAGAAAAGGTAAAACTCACCTTCTCCGTATGGGGAGATGTCAACTCTGGTGCGGATGAAGTGAAGCTTGCGGAAGAGTTCAATGCTGCACACCCGGATATCGAAGTGAAGTTTGAGCCTATTCCAAGTGAAGGTTACGGAACAAAACTCACTACATCCCTGGCAGCAGGTCAGGCACCAGACGTATTCCTGGTTGGTGAAGGTGACTACTACAAATACGTTGATAAAGGCGTAATTGAGCCGCTTGACGATTATTTGAACAAGGACACGTCGTTTAATCTGGATGTTTTCCAAAAAGATCTCATTGAAAATATGAAAATCGAAGGCAAACAATACTACTTGCCTAAAGATTTCAACCCACTTGCTCTCTGGTACAACAAACGTATGTTTGACGAAGCGGGAATCCCTTATCCAACAGATGAATGGACGTGGGATGACATGATTGCAACTGCACAAAAACTGACTAAAAAAGATGGCAATAAATATACTCAATTCGGATTCAACGCAGGCAAATGGGAATATCCGATCTATACGTACCTGTGGGATTACGGTACAGACATCGCGAATGAGGATGGAACAGCTGCAGAAGGCTACATGAATAGTGAAAAAACGATAGCGGCAATGGAGCAATATGTATCCTGGTCTCAAGGAGATAGCCGTGTATCCCCGACGCCACTGGATTCCGAGACGCTTGGCGGAGATTCATCGATGTTCATGACAGACAAGCTTGCCATGATGATTACAGGTCGTTGGATCAAAGGTGATCTCGACAAATCCGATGTTCAATATGGTTCTGCACTTATTCCGCAAAATACAGACGGTACTCGTTCAAGCATCATCGCAAGTGCGGGTTGGGCGATCAACGCAGCCGGTAAAAATAAAGAAGCGGCTTACGAACTGGTGAAATGGCTCTCGGGTACAGATGCACAGAAGCTTCGCTCTGCAAACGGTAAAGTACTGCCAGCGACTGTGAAAGAACTGGACGAAGTCAAAGCCAAAGAAGTAGCAGACAAACCGGTCATCGAAATGATGGATTATGCGAAAAAACCGGTAACCATGCGTTCTACAAACGGACCTGTGTTTGTTGAAGAATTCACCAAGGCGCTGGAAAAAGTGCTGCTTGGCAAACAGGATGTCAAAGGCGCTCTGGATGAAGCTGCGAAGAACGTTGACAGCAAAATCAAGTAA
- a CDS encoding glycoside hydrolase family 65 protein: MLKYDAGQGEWSNWLVTETGFDPAHQGKGEAVLSLGNGYMGLRSATDENYVGQVRNWFVAGTFNKFDEHEVTELPNAADVTELSITLNGENFSLEKGRTISYSRQLNLKNGELTRNVVWQSPTGESFELQFRRFVSLSNRHLVGSSVSIKPLDGQARVHIASGINGQWTNSGAQHFTEGEKRIFEKTYIQMTSTTTQSAVDFVTNTVHNWQLNGEKVEPELRQTMGRRKVGIEGTVTVEAGQSVTLEKISNVHASRDLVYSNGGYSLDQMRESALTELKQESQKGYDQLFRESANAWADTWSTYNIEVDSTSGYDQLAIRFAIYHLVIMTPAHDNRMGIGAKGLSGEGYKGHSFWDTEIFILPFFIYSNPKIARSLLEYRYQGLDGARSKAKENGFEGAMYPWEAAWIEDGEVTPVWGDVDIVTGEQTKIWSGFIEQHITSDIAYAVWHYVQSTGDEAFMDQYGYEIIFDTATFWASRLEWDESKGRYHINEVVGPDEYKEHVDNNAFTNHMAHFNMELAIQYYEQLQQEKPELLKALSTKLNLTSAREAWNKLDQMYLPGPNEQGLIPQDDTYLQKKVIDLTPYKNQTKVASIFNDYNLDQVGEMQISKQADIMMLFFLLENKFEPAIKRANYDYYEEKTLHDSSLSLSTHSILASDFGDRPLAYDLFRRASEIDLGPHMHSSDAGIHSASLGGIWECVVMGFAGVRMLDGQLHLDPKLPESWSSLKFPLYWQNQLLHITITSEGILIESDAEEEISLLLSGQQVTFSKRFQTLV; the protein is encoded by the coding sequence TTGCTGAAATACGATGCAGGACAAGGAGAATGGAGTAACTGGCTGGTAACTGAAACCGGGTTTGATCCGGCTCATCAAGGGAAAGGCGAAGCTGTGCTCTCACTTGGAAACGGCTACATGGGACTTCGCTCCGCAACGGACGAGAATTATGTTGGACAGGTGCGGAACTGGTTCGTAGCTGGAACATTCAATAAGTTTGATGAGCATGAAGTAACAGAACTCCCTAATGCAGCAGATGTGACGGAGCTATCTATCACACTGAATGGGGAAAACTTCAGCTTGGAAAAAGGAAGAACGATCAGCTACAGTCGTCAACTGAATCTCAAAAACGGTGAGCTGACCCGTAACGTGGTATGGCAGAGCCCAACAGGAGAAAGTTTTGAACTTCAATTTCGTCGCTTTGTTTCCTTGAGCAACCGTCATCTGGTTGGTTCATCTGTAAGCATCAAGCCACTGGATGGTCAGGCGCGTGTTCACATTGCATCCGGTATTAATGGACAATGGACGAACTCGGGTGCGCAGCATTTCACAGAAGGCGAAAAACGGATATTTGAAAAGACATATATTCAAATGACGTCAACGACGACACAATCCGCTGTTGATTTTGTAACCAATACGGTGCATAACTGGCAGCTGAATGGTGAAAAGGTTGAGCCGGAATTGCGTCAAACGATGGGACGCCGCAAGGTTGGCATCGAAGGTACAGTAACCGTGGAAGCCGGACAATCGGTAACACTGGAAAAAATCTCGAATGTGCATGCCAGCCGCGATCTGGTGTACAGCAACGGTGGATATTCACTGGATCAAATGCGTGAATCTGCACTGACAGAACTGAAGCAAGAGTCGCAAAAAGGGTATGATCAGCTATTTCGTGAAAGCGCTAACGCTTGGGCAGATACCTGGTCCACGTACAACATTGAAGTGGATAGCACAAGTGGGTATGACCAGCTTGCCATCCGTTTCGCCATCTATCACCTCGTCATTATGACACCTGCGCATGATAATCGCATGGGAATCGGGGCGAAAGGATTAAGTGGTGAAGGGTACAAGGGACATTCCTTTTGGGATACGGAAATCTTCATCCTTCCATTCTTCATCTACAGCAATCCCAAGATCGCAAGATCCTTGCTGGAATATCGATATCAGGGGTTGGATGGAGCTAGAAGTAAAGCCAAGGAGAACGGATTCGAAGGAGCTATGTATCCTTGGGAAGCAGCCTGGATCGAAGATGGCGAAGTTACACCGGTATGGGGGGATGTAGATATCGTAACCGGAGAACAGACGAAGATCTGGTCCGGCTTCATTGAACAGCATATTACCTCTGACATCGCTTATGCCGTTTGGCATTACGTCCAGTCTACAGGCGATGAGGCGTTCATGGATCAATATGGCTACGAGATCATTTTTGATACAGCAACGTTCTGGGCCAGCCGCCTGGAGTGGGATGAGTCCAAGGGACGCTATCACATCAATGAGGTTGTTGGACCGGATGAGTATAAGGAACATGTGGACAACAATGCATTTACTAATCACATGGCTCATTTCAATATGGAGTTGGCTATTCAATATTATGAACAGCTTCAGCAGGAGAAACCTGAGTTGCTCAAAGCATTGTCTACGAAGCTTAACCTGACATCTGCTCGGGAAGCGTGGAACAAGCTGGATCAAATGTATCTGCCTGGGCCGAATGAACAGGGACTTATTCCGCAAGATGATACTTACTTGCAGAAGAAAGTCATTGATCTTACTCCTTATAAAAATCAGACCAAAGTTGCCAGCATCTTCAATGACTACAACCTGGATCAGGTTGGTGAAATGCAAATTTCGAAGCAGGCTGACATCATGATGCTGTTCTTCCTGCTTGAGAATAAATTTGAACCCGCTATCAAACGTGCGAACTATGACTATTACGAGGAAAAAACATTGCATGATTCCTCATTGTCCCTGTCGACTCACAGTATTCTTGCCAGTGACTTCGGTGATCGTCCGCTCGCATATGATCTTTTCCGCCGGGCGTCCGAGATTGATCTGGGGCCGCATATGCACTCTTCGGATGCAGGCATCCATTCAGCTTCGCTGGGCGGAATATGGGAATGTGTGGTGATGGGATTTGCCGGAGTTCGCATGTTGGATGGCCAGCTTCATCTCGATCCAAAGCTGCCTGAGTCATGGAGCAGTTTGAAATTCCCGCTCTACTGGCAAAACCAGTTGTTGCATATCACAATCACGTCCGAGGGTATTCTAATCGAGAGTGATGCAGAGGAAGAAATTTCTCTCCTTCTGTCCGGTCAGCAAGTTACTTTCAGCAAACGGTTTCAAACCTTGGTTTAA
- a CDS encoding LacI family DNA-binding transcriptional regulator → MATIKDISQMTGFSITTVSRALNGYSDVSDSTRKLIKEAAETLNYSPNGLARGLVMKETKTLGLLVSGMTYKNIDNNFVFEVLCGINDSAANSDYDLILFSTNTAKQKMKTYTQLCRERKVDGVILQGVKTDDPYLQEVLDSDIPCVLIDIPIHSEYVGFVSTNHKQSAQTALEHLIGLGHRQIAMVNGYPEAFVSKERYEGYSDAMRNAGLSLKPEWIVNGNFTEEEAQQQASGLLKTYPEITAVFCASDMMALGVMKAANEIGISIPDELSVVGFDDIPTAAYFQPPLTTIGQNMYQLGHEAANLLMGMLRSEDSPKFNILQNELVLRSSTAIPGR, encoded by the coding sequence TTGGCTACAATTAAAGACATATCACAAATGACGGGATTTTCGATTACGACCGTATCCAGAGCTCTGAATGGGTACTCGGACGTCAGCGATAGTACGCGCAAACTGATTAAAGAAGCCGCCGAAACCCTGAACTATAGTCCAAATGGTCTAGCGAGAGGCCTGGTCATGAAGGAAACCAAAACGCTGGGGTTGCTCGTATCAGGCATGACGTACAAAAACATCGATAACAACTTTGTTTTCGAAGTACTTTGCGGTATTAATGATAGCGCTGCCAATTCGGATTATGATCTGATTTTGTTCAGCACAAATACAGCGAAGCAAAAGATGAAAACGTACACACAGCTGTGCAGGGAACGAAAGGTGGATGGTGTCATTCTTCAGGGTGTGAAGACGGATGATCCGTATTTGCAGGAAGTATTGGATAGTGACATTCCTTGTGTATTGATTGATATACCCATTCACAGTGAGTATGTTGGTTTTGTATCAACGAATCACAAACAAAGTGCACAAACTGCTTTAGAGCACCTTATTGGTTTGGGTCATCGGCAGATTGCCATGGTGAACGGGTACCCCGAGGCTTTTGTATCCAAGGAGCGCTATGAAGGATATTCCGATGCAATGCGAAATGCAGGGTTGAGCTTGAAGCCTGAATGGATCGTAAACGGGAATTTCACGGAAGAGGAAGCACAGCAACAAGCTTCTGGATTGTTGAAGACATATCCGGAAATTACCGCAGTCTTTTGCGCAAGCGACATGATGGCTCTGGGTGTAATGAAGGCTGCCAATGAAATAGGCATCTCTATACCGGATGAGTTGTCTGTAGTGGGATTTGACGACATTCCAACAGCCGCTTATTTTCAACCACCACTCACCACCATCGGCCAGAACATGTATCAGTTGGGACATGAAGCTGCAAACCTGCTGATGGGCATGCTGAGATCGGAAGACAGCCCCAAATTTAATATTTTGCAAAATGAATTGGTTTTGAGATCCTCGACAGCCATACCAGGTCGCTAA